GTGCGCGGCTCATAGCGGGTGACTCCTCAAACTACTGTAGGAGCGAGCTTGCTCGCGAAAAACGTTAACGATAACGTGCCCATCCTGAATGAACGCGGCGCCCTTGAGTTCTTCGCGAGCAAGCTCGCTCCTACAGAGATCATTGGACGCTCAGACCAAACTCGGCCGAGGCATCCTGCAACCACAACCACCAGTAATCCGAGAAGCTGCGACGGATCAGCAGTTCCCAGGTGTCTTCTGCGGTGTGGCGGATCACCAGTTGCGACTTGGCGAACACCGTACCCACCGCCTTGCCCACCGGGAAGTTGTTGGGGTGCACGTCGTAGCTGGTGGACTTCATCAGCACGTCGCGCACGTTCGGGCCGCTGAGTTCGAGGATCTGCTGGCCGCCGCTGACGTTGACGACCTGGATATGCAGGTCGCCCAACGCCGCGCGCAGGTTTTGCTCGGCGGCGAACTCTTCGCCGCCTGGCACGATCAACAGCCACTCGTCCGGGCCGAGCCATTGCAGGCTGGTTTCGCCTTTGACGATCACGCTCAGGGCGCCAGGCAGTTCGATACCCAGGGCCTTGTGCACGCCGGCGGCGAACGCGGCATCGTGGCCGTCGCCACGAAGGGTCAGGTGGCCGAGGAGCTTCTTTTCACGCACGGTCACGCCGGCGTTCTTGCGGCCCTTGCCGACCAGGCTGGCGAGGTCGGCATGGTGCAACGACGACTCGGCCTTGGCGCCGGTGGTGGGGCGTTGTTGGTACACGTTGGCTGCTGTCATAAAGCACCTGTCTTAATTCTGTTGTGAGGCTGATGGCCTCATCGGGGGCAAGCCCCCTCCCACAGGGGAATGCATTTCAAATGTGGGAGGGGGCTTACCCCCGATGCAGGCGACTCGGTCTATCAGATGTTCTGGCGTTCACCTTTGGGGTCAAAGAACACCGAAGACACAATCTCCGCCTCGATCACACTGCCATCGGCCTGGGGCGAAAACACCCGCTCGCCGATGCGCTTCAAGCCGCCCTTGACCACGCCCATGGCAAACGAATAACCCAGGGAGTTGTGCGCATAGCTTGAGGTGACATGGCCGACCATTTTCATCGGAATGGTCTGCTTGGGATCGAACACCAACTGCGCACCTTCTGGCAGCCATACCGTTGGATCGATTGGCTTGAGGCCCACCAGTTGCTTGCGCTCTTCACGCACGCAGTCTTCACGGTTCATCCCGCGCCAGCCGATCCACGAGAACGGTTTGGTACGGCCTACGCACCAGCCCATGTTCAGGTCGTCCGGGGTCATCGAGCCGTCGGTGTCCTGGCCGACAATGATGAAGCCCTTCTCGGCACGCAGTACGTGCATGGTTTCGGTGCCGTACGGGGTCAGGTTGTACTGCTTGCCGGCCTCGACGATCTTTTCCAGCACGCCCATGGCGTAGTCGGCCTGCACGTTGACTTCGTACGACAGCTCGCCGGTAAACGAGATCCGGAACACCCGCGCCGGTACGCCGCCTACCAGGCCTTCCTTCCAGGTCATGAACGGGAAGCCGTCCTTGTCCAGGTCGATGTCGGTGACTTCGCTCAGCAGCTTGCGGCTGTTGGGGCCAGACAACGTCATGGTCGCCCAGTGGTCGGTGACCGAAGTGAAGTACACCTTCAGATCCGGCCATTCGGTCTGCTGGTAGATTTCCAGCCACTGCAGCACGCGGGCAGCGCCGCCGGTGGTGGTGGTCATCAGGAAGTGGTTGTCGGCCAGACAGGCAGTGACGCCGTCGTCGAAGACCATGCCGTCTTCCTTGCACATAAGGCCGTAGCGCGCCTTGCCCACGTCAAGCTTGGTCCAGGCGTTGCTGTAGATGCGGTTGAGGAATTCACGCGCATCCGGGCCCTGGATATCGATCTTGCCGAGGGTGGACGCATCCAGCAGGCCGACGCTGTCGCGCACCGCCAGGCATTCGCGTTTTACCGCCGCGTGCAGGTCTTCGCCGTTGCGCGGGAAATACCATGGGCGTTTCCACTGGCCGACGTCTTCGAATTCGGCGCCGTTCTTCACGTGCCAGGCTTGCAGCGCGGTGTAGCGCACCGGTTCGAAGATGTGCCCGCAGTGACGGCCCGCTACCGCGCCGAAGGTGACGGGCGTGTAGTTGGGGCGGAACATGGTGGTGCCCATCTGCGGGATGGTCACGTTCAGCGAACGGGCGGCAATGGCCAGGCCGTTGACGTTACCCAGCTTGCCCTGATCGGTACCGAAGCCCAGCGCGGTGTAGCGCTTGACGTGCTCCACCGACTCGAAACCTTCGCGGGTGGCCAGTTCGATGGCGGCGGCGGTGACGTCGTTTTGCAGGTCGACAAATTGCTTCGGCGCCCGTGCGGTGGCTTTCTCGTGAGGTACCTGGAACAGCGCCAGGGTCGGCTCTTCCAGACGGCTAAGGGCTTTAGGCAACACGCCTTCAACCGGGGCGAAACCGGCTTCGCTGGCCGCGCGTACGCCGCCCTCGAAACCATCGGCCAGGGAATCACCCAGGCCATAGACGCCATTGATGCCGCCCACACACACGCGTTTCTGCGGCGCTTCGCCCGGCACGAAACCGAGGATGTCTTCACGCCAGGTCGGCTTGCCGCCCAGGTGCGAGGCCAAGTGCACCACCGGGCTGTAACCGCCGGAGCTGGCGACCAGGTCGCAATCGAGCCACTCGCCGGGACTGGTGACTTTGTGCGCTTTCACGTCGATGGCGGCAACCCGTGCACCGGTCACGTGCTTGCTGCCACGGGCCTCGATCACGGCGCTGCCGGTGAGGATGCGAATGCCTTTGGCGCGGGCTTCTTCCACCAGCGCGCCGCGTGGGTTGTGGCGCGCATCGGCGACGGCGATCACTTGCAGGCCGGCGTCGAACCAGTCCAGGGCCACGCGATAGGCGTGGTCGTTGTTGGTCGAAAGCACCAGCTTCTTACCCGGTGCCACGCCGTAGCGGCGCACGTACGTGGACACCGCACCGGCGAGCATGTTGCCCGGCACGTCGTTGTTGCCGTACACCAGCGGCCGCTCGCACGCGCCGGTGGCCAGCACCACGCGCTTGGCGCGCACACGGTGGATACGCTGACGCACCACACCGATGGGCGCACGGTCGCCGAGGTGATCGGTGAGGCGTTCGTGAATGGTCAGGAAGTTATGGTCGTGGTAGCCGTTGACGGTGGCGCGGGGCAGCAGCACCACCTCCGGCAGGGCTTTCAATTCGGCGATGACGCTGGCGACCCATTCGGTGGCCGGCTTGCCGTCGAGGCTTTCGCGCGAATCGAGCAGCGAACCGCCGAATTCTTCCTGCTCATCGGCGATAATCACACGGGCGCCACTGCGCGCAGCTGCCAGTGCAGCGGCGAGGCCGGCCGGGCCTGCGCCGACCACCAGCACATCGCAGTGACGGTTGAAGTTGTCGTAGGTGTCCGGGTCGTTCTCGGTCGGCGAACGGCCAAGGCCGGCCGCCTTGCGAATGTACTTCTCGTACGTCATCCAGAACGACTGCGGGTACATGAAGGTTTTGTAGTAGAAGCCCGGCGGCATCAGCTTGCCGCCGACCTTGCCGAGAATGCCCATCATGTCATTGTTGACGTTCGGCCAGCCGTTGGTGCTGGTGGCGACCAAACCCTGGTAAAGCGCCTGTTGCGTGGCGCGCACGTTGGGGATCTGGGTGGCTTCGGTGGCGCCGATCTGCAGCACCGCGTTGGGCTCTTCGGCGCCGGCGGCAAAGATGCCGCGTGGGCGCGAGTACTTGAAGCTGCGGCCGATGATGTCGACGCCGTTGGCCAGCAAGGCGGCAGCCAGGGTGTCGCCTTCAAAGCCTTTGTAGCTCTGGCCGTTGAAACTGAAGGTCAGCACTTTGTTACGGTCGATGCGGCCACCGTTGGACAGGCGATTGATCTGGCTCATACCTTCTCTCCAGAGGCCTTGGCGGTGAACTGAGGCTTCTCACCGATCTTGTAGGTTTCAAGAATTTCGTAGGTAACAGTGTCGCGGGTAGCGTTGAAGTACTGGCGACAACCGGCGGCATGAATCCACAGTTCGTGGTGCAGGCCACGGGGGTTGTCGCGAAAGAACATGTAGTCGCCCCACTGCGCATCGGTGCAGGCATTCGGGTCCAGCGGGCGCGGGATGTGCGCTTGGCCGGACGCGTGGAATTCCTCTTCGGAGCGCAGTTCGCCACAGTGAGGACAGAAGATATGCAACATAGGGAATTTCTCCTGTTAGTGGGCGACGGCCGCAGCGCCGTGTTCGTCGATCAGCGCACCGTTGTGGAAACGGTCGATGGAAAAAGGCGCGGCCAGCGGGTGCATTTCACCCTTGGCCAGGCTCGCGGCAAACACGTTGCCTGAGCCCGGCGTGGCCTTGAAGCCACCGGTGCCCCAACCGCAGTTGAAGAACATGTTCGGCACCGGAGTCTTGGAGATGATCGGGCAGGCGTCGGGGGTGGTGTCGACGATGCCGCCCCACTGGCGGTTCATGCGCACGCGGGACAACACCGGGAACATCTCGACGATGGCCTGGATGGTGTGCTCGATCACCGGGTACGAGCCACGCTGGCCGTAGCCGTTGTAGCCGTCGATACCGGCGCCGATCACCAGGTCGCCCTTGTCGGACTGGCTGATATAGCCGTGCACAGCGTTGGACATGATCACGCTGTCGATAATCGGCTTGATCGGCTCCGACACCAAGGCTTGCAGCGGGTGGGATTCGATCGGCAGGCGAAAGCCCGCCAGCGAGGCCATGTGCCCGGAGTTACCGGCCGTCACCACACCAACGCGCTTGGCGCCGATAAAGCCCTTGTTGGTTTCCACGCCGATGCACACGCCGTTTTCCTTGCGAAAGCCGATCACTTCGGTCTGCTGGATCAGGTCCACGCCGAGTGCATCAGCGGCACGGGCAAAGCCCCAGGCCACGGCATCGTGACGGGCCACGCCGCCGCGACGTTGCACGGTGGCGCCGAGTACCGGATAGCGCGTGTTCTTGGAGCAATCGAGGTACGGAATTTCGTCGGCCACCTGCTTGGCGTTGAGCAGCTCGCCGTCTACGCCGTTGAGGCGATTGGCGCTGACGCGGCGCTCGGAATCGCGGATGTCCTGCAGGGTGTGGCACAGGTTGTATACGCCGCGCTGGGAGAACATCACGTTGTAGTTCAGGTCCTGGGACAGGCCTTCCCAGAGTTTCATCGCGTGTTCGTACAGGTGCGCCGACTCGTCCCACAGGTAGTTGGAACGCACGATGGTGGTGTTGCGCGCCGTGTTACCGCCGCCCAGCCAGCCTTTCTCGACCACGGCCACGTTGGTGATGCCGTGCTCCTTGGCCAGGTAGTAGGCGGTGGCCAGACCATGCCCGCCGCCGCCGACGATCACCACGTCGTAGACCTTTTTCGGGGTCGGGGTGCGCCACATCTTCTGCCAGTTTTCGTGATGGCTGAGGGAGTGCTTGAAGAGGCCGAAGCCTGAGTAGCGTTGCATAGTCATTACTCCAAAACCGCGCTCAGCGATAAACCGGGAAATCAGCGCACAGGGCAGACACGTGCTTGGCCACGTTGGCCTCGACATCGGCGTCGCCGAGGTTGTCGAGGATGTCGCAGATCCAGCCGGCCAGCTCGATGCATTGCGGCACCTTGAAGCCACGCGTGGTCACAGCCGGGGTGCCGATGCGCAGGCCCGAGGTCACGAACGGCGACTGCGGGTCATTGGGTACAGCGTTCTTGTTGACGGTGATGTGGGCGCGCCCCAGGGCGGCGTCCGCCTCTTTGCCGGTCAGGCCCTGACGGATCAGGCTGACCAGGAACAGGTGGTTGTCGGTGCCACCGGAGACCACATCGTAGCCGCGCTTGATGAACACTTCGGCCATGGCCTGGGCGTTGTCGATCACCTGCTGCTGATACACCTTGAAGCCCGGCTCCAGCGCTTCCTTGAAGCACACCGCCTTACCGGCGATCACATGCATCAGCGGGCCGCCCTGGGCGCCGGGGAATACGGCGGCGTTGAGTTTCTTTTCGATGGCTTCGTTGGCCTTGGCCAGGATCAGGCCACCGCGTGGACCGCGCAGGGTCTTGTGGGTGGTGGTGGTGACCACGTCCGCGTAGGGCAGCGGGTTCGGGTACAGACCGGCAGCCACCAGGCCGGCGACGTGGGCCATGTCGACGAACAGCAGCGCGCCCACCTTGTCGGCGATCTGACGGAAGCGTGGGAAATCCAGAGTCTTGGAGTAGGCAGAGAAACCGGCCACCACCATCTTCGGCTTGTGCTCCACGGCCAGGCGCTCGACTTCGTCGTAGTCGATCAGGCCGGTGTCGGTGTTGATGCCGTATTGCACCGCGTTGTACAGCTTGCCCGAGGACGACACTTTGGCGCCGTGGGTCAGGTGGCCGCCGTGGGCCAGGCTCATGCCCAGAATGGTGTCGCCGGCATTGATCAGCGCCAGGTACACCGCGCTGTTGGCGGACGAACCGGAGTGCGGCTGCACGTTGGCGTAATCGGCGCCGAACAGCTGCTTGGCGCGCTCGATGGCCAGGGCCTCAACTTTGTCCACATGCTCGCAGCCACCGTAGTAGCGCTTGCCCGGGTAGCCTTCGGCATATTTGTTGGTCAGGCCGCTGCCTTGAGCTTCCATGACGCGCTTGCTGGTGTAGTTCTCCGACGCGATCAGCTCGATATGATCTTCCTGGCGCTGCTCCTCGGCATTCATCGCCGCCAGCAGTGCGTCGTCATATCCCTGGATCTGGTCTTGTTTGCTGAACATCGCGTCTCTCCCAGCCTTTCGTATTGTTGAGGCCCGTGCAGGGCCCTTTGATGCGATGGTAGGGCTGGCGCGGGCAGGTCAAATGCCTGCGGACGCCACGCAAAGGTGCGTTTACGACATTGGATGAGCGACACGAAACAAATGTGGGAGGGGGCTTGCCCCCGATAGCGGAGTGCCAGCCACTGATAGACAAACTGATAGATCACAATCGGGGGCAAGCCCCCTCCCACAAGGGTTAGGCGATGATCTGACGGATGAGTAGCAGCAGGAGGAAGTGCAAGGGATAGAGGCCATAGGCCCAGCGGCGCATCGCGGGTGGTGAGGCGCTTGTGGCATGTCGTAACAAGACCAATCCGGCCAATGGCGCAATCAGGCAGGCCACCAGCCCCGTCAGCGCAATGATCGAGCCGCTGCTGAGCAAAACCTGCCATTGGTTGGCAGCCACGCAGACCAAACCCGGCAACACGCTGAAATACCAGGGTCGGCTGAATACCAGCAGCATCGCCATCGGCAGCAATACACCGAAAAAACCGAACATCAGGTGCGTGGAAAATACAGCGCCTATCGTGACGGCGATCAGCGCCAATCCTCGATCAACCCACGCCTTTTGCTGCCATCCTCGCGCAACCAGCAAACCTAGCGCTAATGTCGGCAGCACGTTCAACGTATCGGCATCGTCGATGAACATCCGGTAAGGCACTTCGCTGATCACGCTGAACAGCAGCAACCAGCCCAGGTAACGCCACTGCCCGGTCACACCCACGTTTCGGACCCGGTGCAGATTGGCCGCAATCGCCAGGCAAAACCACGGAAATGCCAGGCGCCCCGGCACATACAGCCCATCCAGGCTCAAGCCCACATAGCGCAAGTGGTCCAGCACCATGCTCAACAGCGCCAGCCACTTGAGTAGGTCCAAAGCGCCATCTCGGATACGTCCGACAGGCGTGGTGTACGTAGCGTGCATAATTCCCCAACGACTTTGCATTTACAGTGCGTGCGCCCCCCTCCCAATCTTGGTTAAAGTGCGCACCAACATCGACCACAGGAATGGGCCATGACTGACAAGAGCCAACAATTCGCCAGCGACAACTATTCCGGCATCTGCCCGGAAGCCTGGGCCGCCATGGAACAAGCCAACCAGGGCCATCAACGCGCCTACGGCGATGACGAATGGACCCACCGCGCCGCCGACGGTTTCCGCAACCTGTTCGAAACCGATTGCGAAGTGTTCTTCGCCTTCAACGGTACCGCGGCCAACTCCCTGGCGCTGTCCTCGCTGTGCCAGAGCTACCATAGCGTGATTTGCTCGGAAACCGCCCACGTCGAGACCGACGAATGCGGCGCGCCGGAGTTTTTCTCCAACGGCTCCAAGCTGCTCACCGCGCGCACCGAAAACGGCAAGCTGACCCCGGAATCGATCCGCGAAATCGCGCTCAAGCGCCAGGATATCCACTACCCGAAACCGCGCGTGGTCACCCTCACCCAGGCCACCGAGGTCGGTAGCGTCTACACCCCGGAAGAAATCCGCGCCATCAGCGCCACCTGCAAGGAGCTGGGCCTGAACCTGCACATGGACGGCGCACGCTTCTCCAACGCCTGCGCGTTCCTCGGCTGCTCGCCAGCCGACCTGACCTGGAAAGCCGGTGTGGACGTGCTGTGCTTTGGCGGCACCAAGAACGGCATGGCCGTGGGTGAAGCCATCTTGTTCTTCAACCACAAGCTCGCCGAAGACTTCGACTACCGCTGCAAACAGGCCGGCCAGCTGGCGTCCAAGATGCGCTTTTTGTCCGCCCCGTGGGTGGGCCTGCTGGAAAACGACGCCTGGCTCAAGCATGCCCGCCATGCCAACCGCTGCGCGCAATTGCTCAGCAGCCTGGTGGCGGACATTCCCGGCGTGGAATTGATGTTCCCAGTGCAGGCCAATGGCGTGTTCCTGCAACTGTCGGAACCCGCTATCGCAGCACTGACGGCCAAGGGCTGGCGCTTCTACACCTTCATCGGCAAAGGCGGCGCACGCTTCATGTGTGCGTGGGATACCGAAGAAGAACGTGTAAGGGAATTGGCGGCGGATATCAGGGAAGTGATGAACGCCTAAAGTAGGAATCAGGCCAGCCGATGCTGGCCGATTGCCGAGTCTGTATTTTGATATTTCTGACAGCAGCGCACTGCGATTTCATTGTCTAGCCTCTTGGGACCCGGAAGGAAAACGCAGCGATGCCTGCCCCCTTTCGGGTTCATGACCAGCCGAATGTTCGACTGGAAATACCTAACCAATGGAGAGCTTAATCATGGAATATCAAAACAATGTCAGCACGCTGCAGGGCGATGACACCGTCACCACCACCGTCATCGACTGGGATGAGTTCAGGAAACACGCCAAAGTCGGCGACACCATCCGCGAGCCATCCAGGACGTTGAGGATCTATGACAAAGTCTACGAACTGACAGCTTCAGGCCAACACTTCGTCGTACACATCTACGCCCAGTAACCCACGCTGATCATTCCCACGCTCCGCGTGGGAATGTCTCCCCCTGGACGCTCCGTCACCCGCGCTCGGGTCAGAATTCGATGCGCACGTCGCCCTTGGGCACGCTGCAGCACGACAGGATGTAACCCTCGGCTTCGTCCTCTTCGGTAATCCCGCCGTTGTGTTCCATCTCGACTTCCCCGCCGAGCTTCATCACTTTGCATGTGCCGCAAATGCCCATACCGCATGCCTTGGGGATCAGCAGCCCCAGCTTGGCCGCTGCCGCATGCACGGTTTCGCCCGGCGCCACGCGGATGCTCTTGCCAGACGCAATGAACTCCACCTGATGCAGGTCCGCCAGGTCGACTTCAGGGGCGTCGGCGGCTTGTTCGGCCTGTTCCACCGCATCGGCTCGTGCTTCCGGTGGGGTCGCGCCGAAGGATTCTTCGTGATAACGCGCCATATCGAAGCCGGCGGCTTCCAGCAGGCGCTTGACCGCGCTCATGTACGGCGTGGGACCGCAGCAGAACACTTCGCGCTCGAGGAAGTCCGGCACCATCAGTTCCAGCATCTTGTGGTTCAGGTAGCCGCGATACCCGGCCCAGGGTTCGCCCAGGCCATGTTTTTCACAGATCAGGTGCAGGCTGAAGTTGTCGATCCGCGACGCCATGTGCTCCAGCTCGCGGTGGTAGATGATGTCCTTGGGCGAACGGGCGCTGTGAACGAACGTCATGTCGACATTGGCGTTGGTGTCGTAGAACCAGCGCGCCATGGACATCACCGGCGTGATCCCCACGCCACCGCTCAGGTACAGCACTTTGGGGCTTGGGAAATCGATGGCGTTGAACAGCCCCACCGGCCCGTGCACCGCCAACTCCTGGCCTTCATGCAGCGTGTCATGCAGCCAGTTGGAAACACGCCCGCCCGGCACGCGTTTGATGGTCACCGAGAAGCTATACGGCACCGACGGCGAACTGGAGATGGTGTATGAGCGCATGATCGGCTGGCCTTCGATCTCCAACTCCAGGGTGACGAACTGCCCGGGTTTGAAGAAGAACAGGATCGGTTGGTCGGCCATGAAGCAGAAGGTGCGCACGTCCCAGGTTTCCTGGATGACTTTGACGCAACGGACGATGTGCCGGCCGTTGGCCCAGGTCTGGGTGGTTACCGGGTTCAGGAAGCTGTTGGACATACTGTTCTCCACCGCCGAGGCTCGGCCTTATGGTGGCGATTCTGCGTAACGCGAGAATCCGCCATTTACCTATCTGCGACATTCACATACTTACCGCGACCAGCCCCCAATGACAGGGGGTTGCGCGTCGGGATCAGATTGGGCCATGTCGCCCATGGATAAGGTTCGACCCAACGCCGGGCCCACACTCGCTCCCAACGAAGACACTTTCTTTACGCCTTGCACAGCACCAACCGTAGCCACTATTCGCCGGCCACACAGAATGGCCCTGAGGACATACACGATGGACGTCACCGCAACCTTGAGCTTGGGCGATCCGCTGGAACCCGCACGCAAGGCCACCGCGCAGATGCTGCAAGAGCGCGAGCGCACCTTTTCGCTGCCGCAGCCGTTTTACTCTGATGAGCGGCTGTTCGATATCGACATGCAGGAAATCTTCCAGAAAGAGTGGTTGATCGCCGGCATGACCTGCGAAATCCCCACCAAGGGCAACTACCTGACCCTGCAAGTGGGCAAGAACCCGATCATCGTGATCCGTGGCGCCGACGGCGTGGTGCATGCGTTTCACAACGTGTGCCGCCACCGTGGCTCGCGCTTGTGCACCAGCGACAAGGGCAAGGTCGCCAAGCTGGTTTGCCACTACCATCAATGGACCTACGAGCTGGACGGTCGCCTGCTGTTCGCCGGCACCGAGATGGGCGCCGACTTCGACATGAAGCAGTACGGCCTCAAGCCAGTGAACGTGAAAACCGCCGGTGGCTACATCTTCATCAGCCTGGCCGAAAACCCACCGGCCATCGATGACTTCCTGTCGACCCTGAACCATTACATGGAACCCTACGACATGGAGAACACCAAGGTGGCGATTCAAACCACCTTGTTTGAAAAAGCCAACTGGAAGCTGGTGCTGGAAAACAACCGCGAGTGCTACCACTGCAATGCGTCGCACCCGGAACTGCTCAAAACCCTGCTGGAATGGGACGACGTCACCGACCCGCGCGCCGACCAGGCGTTCAAGGACCACGTCGCCGCGTCCGCCGCCGCCTGGGACGCCGAGAAGATCCCTTACGCGCACGCCAGCTTCGGCCTGCGTAACCGTATCGTGCGCATGCCGTTACTCAAGGGCACCGTGTCGATGACCCTGGATGGCAAACAGGGTTGCGCCAAGCTTATGGGCCGCATCAAGAACCCCGACCTCGGCTCGATGCGCATCCTGCACCTGCCGCACTCGTGGAACCACTGCATGGGCGACCACATCATCGTGTTCACCGTGTGGCCGATCAGCGCCCAGGAAACCATGGTCACCACCAAGTGGATCGTGCACAAGGACGCCGTGGAAGGCGTGGACTACGACGTCGACCGCATGCGCCAGGTGTGGGATGCCACTAACGACCAGGACCGTCGCCTGGCCGAAGAAAACCAGCGCGGCATCAACTCCACCGCTTACCAGCCAGGCCCGTACTCCAAGACCTATGAGTTCGGTGTGGTGAACTTTGTGGACTGGTACAGCGAGCGCATGCTGAACAACCTCGGCGCGGCGCCAGCGCCCTATCTCAAGGGCGTGGCTGCACACGAATAACTGACACGCCCTGGAATCGAAACAGTGGGAGCAGCCTTGCTCCCACTTTTTTGTATCTGTACAAAAAACATCCAGCTCCCAGGTAGACCTTTACCGCCCTGCCCTTCAGCCATTGCCCAACAACTTATCCACAACTCCACCCACAGCAATTGTGGGCAACTGCTGTTTCCCTGTTGAAATAAATCATGAAAATCCGTGACTTATTCAAATCATAGAGTTCTGCACAACGTTGATCATTTTTTAACCTAAAGCCTGTAAGCCACGTTTATAAAGGCCTGTAGCGGAACGCGAACACCTTATCCACAGAAGCACCAACAGACTTTGGGGGCAACTTTGCCCACGCTGTGGAAAACCACGTCAAACCTGCATATAACGGGGTGTCCAGCCTTTTTCAGGGCCGAGAAAAGGATGATTGATCAGATTTCGATCAACTCGAGGAAAGCCTTTGTTTATAAGGCTTGCAGCCGACAGCGAACATCTTATCCACAGAAGCGCCAACAGACTTTGGGGGCAAGTCCGAACCTCAGCGCGGGAAAAAACCCAGGAAAAACCGCGAGTTAGGCTGGTTGTTTTTCGTACAGAGGGCTGCAGGACCCTATATACAGGGCGTGCAGCCAACCGCGAACAGGTTATCCACAGGCGGATCAACAGCGATTGTGGGTAAAGCGCAGGTCCAATGTGGGAGGGGGCTTGCCCCCGATAGCGGTGGGTCAGTTACAGCGCTATCAACTGACACTCCGCCATCGGGGGCAAGCCCCCTCCCACAAGGGTTCAGCGTACGACACCTTCTTCTATCAGCAGCTTGAGAATGGCCTCAGCGCCCGCTTCCGGGCTCAGGCCCTTGAGCACCTGCCCGCCGCCACCACTGGCCTTGGCCGTTGCAGCCTTCATACGGTCGGCGCCACTTTTGGCCTTGATCACCTTGAGGCGCTTGGGCCGAGGCTTGGCCGGTTGCAGCAGCGCACCTGTGAATAACTCGTCCTGTTCGATCTCGACTTCATGAGCCGCAAGCTCGCCACGCTGCGCCGGGCCGTAGGCGCTCTGCCGTGGCTTGGGCGCGGCGTTATCCACCGTCGCCAGGAACGGCAGGCGTACCTTCAGGCGCCGCCGCTGGCCGCGTGGCAAGGCTTGCAGCACGTGGGCCACACCGGCGTCGATGGACTCGACTTGAGCCAGCCCCACAATCAGTGGCCAGCCCAGCTGCTCGGCCAACAAGAACGGCAACATGCCCGAACCCTCGCCGGTTTCCGCCTGGCTGCCGGTAAGCACCACCTGGGCACCGGCGTCGCGCAGATATTCACTCAACGCCGGCAACGCATCGGCACCGGCCGGCTGTTCCAGCACGTGCAGTTGCGGCAAGCCCATGCCCAGGTAGCTGCGCAAGGTCGGCTCGTGGATGTCGCCCGCGTGCAACACCTGCAACTTGTCCCCAGCCATCTGCAGGCCCAGTTCGACGGCGCGTGCGTCTTGTTCGGCGCGGCGCGGGCGCCCGGAGGTGGGGTGGGCGCCGACGGATACCAGGCTGATTACATTGCTTGTCATGGTCATATCCCTAAG
Above is a genomic segment from Pseudomonas sp. R5-89-07 containing:
- a CDS encoding sarcosine oxidase subunit beta translates to MQRYSGFGLFKHSLSHHENWQKMWRTPTPKKVYDVVIVGGGGHGLATAYYLAKEHGITNVAVVEKGWLGGGNTARNTTIVRSNYLWDESAHLYEHAMKLWEGLSQDLNYNVMFSQRGVYNLCHTLQDIRDSERRVSANRLNGVDGELLNAKQVADEIPYLDCSKNTRYPVLGATVQRRGGVARHDAVAWGFARAADALGVDLIQQTEVIGFRKENGVCIGVETNKGFIGAKRVGVVTAGNSGHMASLAGFRLPIESHPLQALVSEPIKPIIDSVIMSNAVHGYISQSDKGDLVIGAGIDGYNGYGQRGSYPVIEHTIQAIVEMFPVLSRVRMNRQWGGIVDTTPDACPIISKTPVPNMFFNCGWGTGGFKATPGSGNVFAASLAKGEMHPLAAPFSIDRFHNGALIDEHGAAAVAH
- a CDS encoding sarcosine oxidase subunit alpha, with amino-acid sequence MSQINRLSNGGRIDRNKVLTFSFNGQSYKGFEGDTLAAALLANGVDIIGRSFKYSRPRGIFAAGAEEPNAVLQIGATEATQIPNVRATQQALYQGLVATSTNGWPNVNNDMMGILGKVGGKLMPPGFYYKTFMYPQSFWMTYEKYIRKAAGLGRSPTENDPDTYDNFNRHCDVLVVGAGPAGLAAALAAARSGARVIIADEQEEFGGSLLDSRESLDGKPATEWVASVIAELKALPEVVLLPRATVNGYHDHNFLTIHERLTDHLGDRAPIGVVRQRIHRVRAKRVVLATGACERPLVYGNNDVPGNMLAGAVSTYVRRYGVAPGKKLVLSTNNDHAYRVALDWFDAGLQVIAVADARHNPRGALVEEARAKGIRILTGSAVIEARGSKHVTGARVAAIDVKAHKVTSPGEWLDCDLVASSGGYSPVVHLASHLGGKPTWREDILGFVPGEAPQKRVCVGGINGVYGLGDSLADGFEGGVRAASEAGFAPVEGVLPKALSRLEEPTLALFQVPHEKATARAPKQFVDLQNDVTAAAIELATREGFESVEHVKRYTALGFGTDQGKLGNVNGLAIAARSLNVTIPQMGTTMFRPNYTPVTFGAVAGRHCGHIFEPVRYTALQAWHVKNGAEFEDVGQWKRPWYFPRNGEDLHAAVKRECLAVRDSVGLLDASTLGKIDIQGPDAREFLNRIYSNAWTKLDVGKARYGLMCKEDGMVFDDGVTACLADNHFLMTTTTGGAARVLQWLEIYQQTEWPDLKVYFTSVTDHWATMTLSGPNSRKLLSEVTDIDLDKDGFPFMTWKEGLVGGVPARVFRISFTGELSYEVNVQADYAMGVLEKIVEAGKQYNLTPYGTETMHVLRAEKGFIIVGQDTDGSMTPDDLNMGWCVGRTKPFSWIGWRGMNREDCVREERKQLVGLKPIDPTVWLPEGAQLVFDPKQTIPMKMVGHVTSSYAHNSLGYSFAMGVVKGGLKRIGERVFSPQADGSVIEAEIVSSVFFDPKGERQNI
- the glyA gene encoding serine hydroxymethyltransferase, with protein sequence MFSKQDQIQGYDDALLAAMNAEEQRQEDHIELIASENYTSKRVMEAQGSGLTNKYAEGYPGKRYYGGCEHVDKVEALAIERAKQLFGADYANVQPHSGSSANSAVYLALINAGDTILGMSLAHGGHLTHGAKVSSSGKLYNAVQYGINTDTGLIDYDEVERLAVEHKPKMVVAGFSAYSKTLDFPRFRQIADKVGALLFVDMAHVAGLVAAGLYPNPLPYADVVTTTTHKTLRGPRGGLILAKANEAIEKKLNAAVFPGAQGGPLMHVIAGKAVCFKEALEPGFKVYQQQVIDNAQAMAEVFIKRGYDVVSGGTDNHLFLVSLIRQGLTGKEADAALGRAHITVNKNAVPNDPQSPFVTSGLRIGTPAVTTRGFKVPQCIELAGWICDILDNLGDADVEANVAKHVSALCADFPVYR
- a CDS encoding sarcosine oxidase subunit delta encodes the protein MLHIFCPHCGELRSEEEFHASGQAHIPRPLDPNACTDAQWGDYMFFRDNPRGLHHELWIHAAGCRQYFNATRDTVTYEILETYKIGEKPQFTAKASGEKV
- a CDS encoding sarcosine oxidase subunit gamma, which encodes MTAANVYQQRPTTGAKAESSLHHADLASLVGKGRKNAGVTVREKKLLGHLTLRGDGHDAAFAAGVHKALGIELPGALSVIVKGETSLQWLGPDEWLLIVPGGEEFAAEQNLRAALGDLHIQVVNVSGGQQILELSGPNVRDVLMKSTSYDVHPNNFPVGKAVGTVFAKSQLVIRHTAEDTWELLIRRSFSDYWWLWLQDASAEFGLSVQ